Below is a genomic region from Actinoallomurus bryophytorum.
GCCGTGATCGGCCGATCCCGGCCGCGCCCGACGCGCCCGGTGCGCCGGGCGTCCGCCGAGTGCGGGGAGACCGGGGAGTCCGGGGAGAATGACCGGCATGGTCGCCTCCTCCGCCCGCCGGCTCCCCGCGCGATGTGCTCGCCCGCCGTGGTGGGAGTCCCACCGCCGTGTCGTGATCGCGGGTGCGGTAGCGGCGACGTGCAGCGGCGTGCCGTCCACCGTGTACGCGCTCGCGACCGGCGGCGATCTCCTCCGGTCGACACGCGCGGCGGCCACGCTGGTGCCCGGTCGGCGCGGCGTCGTGACCGGTGCCGCCGTACATCTCCTCGTCTCCGCCGGCTGGACGGCCGCGCTCGCCGCCGTCGACCGGCACCATCGGCTCGGCCCTCTCGGCGGCGGCGCGGCGGGCCTGCTCATCGCCGCGCTCGACCTTGAGGTCGCCGGGCGTGCCAACCCCGCCATCAGCTCGCTGCCGCGCCTGCCCCAGTGGCTGGACCACGTCGCCTTCGGCGCCATCGTCGGCGCACTGCTGTGACCGCGCGGGGACACCGCGCTGATGCGCGGCGGAACGTCCAAGGGGGCCGGCCGGGCGAAGGCGCCTGACCTCGCGCGCGCACGTCTCGCCGAACCCGGAGCGCCGGGCCCGCGCACTCCGTACCGTGGTTCCCTGCGGTATCGCGGCACGCCCCGCGTTTTCGCCGCCGGGGGTCCGGTGCGTGACCGCTAGACTTGGCTAACACAAAATTGGTGCCAATATCGGCTCCATGGGTCGTGACGGCGGGGGAGAGTCAGTGTCGGCAGACGAGGTGAGCGGCACATCCGGCCGCGACCGGCCGGTGGTGACCGGCATCCGCGAGGCGATTCTCAGCGGTGAGTTCGTGCCGAACCAGCGCCTGGTGGAGGCCGACCTGTCCGAAAGGTTCGCCGCCAGCAGGGCGAGCGTCCGTGCCGCGCTCCTCGAACTGACCAACGAGGGCCTGATCGAACGCGTACAGAACCGCGGCGCACGCGTACGCGCGGTCCCGCTCGAAGAGGCGATCGAGATCTCCGAGGTACGCATGGTGGTGGAGGGCCTGTGCGCCGCCAAGGCCGCCCACCGCGTCACCGAGGCCGAGTCAGGCGAACTCCAGGACATCGGCGAGAGCATGCGCCAGGCCGTCTCGTCCGGTGACGTGCTCGGCTACTCCCGGCTGAACGAGCGGCTGCACCGCCGGATCCGCGAGATCAGCGGACAGCGAACCGCCGCGACGGTCCTCGAACGCTTGCGCGCCCAGAACGTCCGCCACCAGTTCAGGCTCGCGATGCATCCCGGCCGGTCCGCGGTGTCGCTGCCCGAGCACCTGGCCATCATCGACGCGATCCGCGCCAACGACGCCGACGCCGCGGAACGCGCCGCCCGAGCCCACCTGCGCAGCGTCATCCAGACCCTGCCGGAGGCCGCCCAGAACCCGGCCGAACGCGGCCCGGCACGGTGACACCCCTCACGCTCCCGACGAAATGACCGGCGGGTGTGGGATCGGCCGCGCTGCCCCAGGGCGACCGCGCGGTGCTGTTCGACCGGCCAGGAGGTGCCGGGTGCCCTTGGTCGTGGAGTGAGTCAGCGGGTCTCATCTGTGCTGAGGATGATTTCGGCCAGGTAGGCGTCGAGTTGGATGATCATGATCTCCGGGGTCATGTGGCCGGCCAGCCGCTGGATGGACAGGCCGTCGACGATGGCGTGCAGGCGCCGGGCGAGGAGTTCGGTCGAGGCGGTGTGGGGGGCCAGGAGGCCGTCGGTGTCCAGGTTCTCGATGATCTGAAGGCAGAGCCCGTACATGCTGTCGAAGTGGGTGCGCTGGACCTCGGCCAGACGCGGATCGCTCAGGCCGAGCACCAGGAAGGCGAAGGCGACGGTGGCCTCGGCGTGACGCTGCGCGTCGATCGGCATGGTCTCCAGCAGCGTGTCGCGGACCGCCTGATGGATGGTGCCGGTGTGCCTCATGTTGGTGATCCGGGTCGTGACCCGCTGTATCACCTGGTCGCAGGCGAAGGCCAGCAGCTCGGCGCGGGTGGTGAAGTAGTGCCGCAGCGCGCCTGACGACCAGCCGGCCTCGGCGGCGACCGAGCGGATCGAGACCTCGTTCACCCCGTCCCTGGCGATGACGCGGCCGACAGCGTCGGCGAGCTTCATCCTGCGCGCCTCGTGGTCCACGATCTTCGGCATCTCGTCATTATCGCACAGTCGTGTTATTTTCTATTTCATGCGACCGTGCGAAATAAAGCAGGCAGTGTGATCTTCCTGGTCGCGGGATGCGAGATCGGGTTCTGGGTGTTGCTGGTGACCGGGCTCGCGACCCGCTATCTCCTTCGCGTCCGGCGGCTCAGCAACGCCCTTCTGATCAGCGTTCCGATGGTCGACGTCGTTCTGCTCGCGGCCTCGGTCGTCGACCTCCGGAGCGGCGCACCCGCCTCACCCGCGCATGGCCTGGCCGCGATCTACATCGGCGTCTCGCTCGCCTTCGGCCCTCAGATGATCCACTGGGCCGACCAGCGCTTCGCCCATCGCTTCGCGGGTGGCCCCGTCCCCGTGAAGGCGCCCAAGACCGGGCCCGCCCACGCCGCCTACGAACGCGGCCAATGGCTTCGCCATCTCCTCGCCTACATCGTGGCGGCGGCGATACTCGGCATCTTCACGCTGCTCGTCGGTGACGTCCACCGCACCCTGCAGCTGTGGTCGGTGATGGTGCCCTGGGCGCTCGTGCTCACGATCGACTTCGTGATCTCCTTCAGCTACACCATCGCCCCACGCAAGCGACAAGGCGTCTGACCCCACAACCTCCAATGCGGTCATTTTGGTAGGAACTCTCAGGCCCTAGTCGCGGGGTCCGCTCTCCTGCACGGACCAGCGGTTGCCGTCCGGGTCGCTGAAGTAGACGAAGCGTCCCCACGGCAACTGCTGGATCTCGCCGACGTCCACGCCCCGGCCGGCGAGTTCGGCGTGGGCCGCCTCGATGTCGGGGACCACCACCTGCACGCCGCGTACCGAGCCGGGCGCCATGTCCGTCACGCCGAGGCCCAGCGCGATAGAGCAGGCCGAGCCCTTTGGGGTCAGCTGGACGAAGCGGATCTCGTCGCTGACCCGGTGGTCGTGGTCGAGCACGAAGCCGGCCTTTTCCGTGTAGAACTCCTTGGCGCGGTCGACGTCCGACACGGGGATGGCCACGAGTTCGAGCTTCCAGTTCACGACACGTCTCCTCAGAGCATCCGGAGCCAGCGGGAAGTTCTCTGGCCCACACGGAGAACGCTACGGACCATTGCGGCCACTTTCCGACCGCAATGGCGGAGTTCACGGGCGGCCACAACGGCGTCCTCACCCACCCCGGCGCCTTCGCCGAGCGGCTGCGAGTCGCTCCGAAAGGCTAGACGAAGGCGCCGAGGCCGGTGATGGCGCGCCCGGTGATCAGGGTGTTCATCTCCCGCGTGCCCTCGTAGGAGTAGATGGCCTCGGCGTCCGCGACGAACCGGCCGACGTCGTAGTCCAGGACGATCCCGTTGCCGCCGAGGATCTCCCGCGACCAGCCCACCGCCTCCCGCATCCGTACGGTGCAGTACGCCTTGGCCAGGGCCGAGTGCTCGTCACGGTAGACGCCGGAGTCCTGGAGCTGCGCGAGCCGTACGACCATTCCCATCGAGGACGTCAGGTTGCCGAGGATGCGGACGAGCAGGTCCTGGACGAGCTGGAACTTGGCGATCGGCCGGCCGAACTGCTCGCGTTCCTTCGCGTACGCGAGTGCCCGCTCGTACGCACCCATCATCACCCCGACCGCCTGCCAGGCGACCCCGCCCCTGGTCCGGCGCAGGATGTCGGCGGTGTCGCGGAAACCGCCGGCCCGCTGGAGGCGGTCGGCCTCGGGGACGCGGCAGTCGGTGAGCGTGATGTCGGCGTTCTCCACCGTACGCAGCGCGATCTTGTGCTCGATCTTCGTCGCGGTGAACCCCGGGGTGCCCTTCTCGACCACGAAGCCCTTGACGTGGTCGTCCTCCTCGTCCCTGGCCCAGATGATGACCAGGTCGGCGAAGGTGGCGTTGCCGATCCAGCGCTTGGCGCCGTTCAGGACCCACGCGTCGCCGTCGCGGCGCGCCGTGGTCTCCAGCCCGGCGGCCACGTCCGAGCCGCCGTGCGGCTCGGTCAGCCCGAACGCCCCGATCTTCTGCATCCGCGACATCGCGGGCAGCCAGCGTTCCTGTTGCTCGTCGGAGCCGCAGTGGGCGATGCTGCCCATGGCAAGGCCCGTGTGCACGCCGAAGAACGTGGCCATCGACGGGTCGACGCGGTTCATCTCCATCGTCACGAACCCGGTCAGGAGACTGCGCGCGCCACGGCAGGCCAGCCCGGCGACGTCCAGCTCCGCGAAGCCGGGCACGAGCCGGTGCGGAAACTCCGCCTTCGCCCATGCCTCGTTCGCGATCGGCGCCACCTCCTTTTCCATGAAGGACCTGACCCGCAGGACGATCTCGCGTTCGTCCTCGGTCAACAGGCTCTGCTGGTCATAGAAGTCGGCGTCGAGAGAGGTCATGGTCCGTCAGGCCCTTCGGGTGAGGGGGAGCTTCGCTCGTACGGGCGTCGCGACCACTGCCGCAGGAGCCGGGCCATCGCCTCGGCTCGCCGCTGGCGGCGGAACTCCACGCGCCCGGCGATCCAGAGGCAGAAGACGGCCAGTGGCAACTCGGCTCCCAAGGCGAGTGTCAGTGCGATCGCGAACTCCCGGTGGCTGTCCGCCGTCACCACGTCGAACCAGGCGTCGACCATCAGCAGCGTTCCCGTGATCGCCGCACTGAGTTCGAGGTGCTCGCGTCCTTTCTGGGCCAGCCAGCCGGTACGCATGAGCATCCCGCACAGGGCGAGGTCGAAACCGATCCACGAGAAACCGTAGTGCGCGGCCTCGTGACGTGTGGGCAGGATGAACACCAGGCCGGCGACCCACGGCAGCATGAGCGCGCCCGCGGCGATGACCAGCCAGCCGATCCACCGGGGTACCACCCGGGTGGGCCGCAGCTCACGGGTGAGGGTCCCCTCGATCTGCTCGGTACGGGCGGTCTCCGGTGGTTCGATGGCGTGCGCCGACTCCTCGGAGTGGGCCACGGGGAGATCGGGATCCGGGGGCGGAGTAGCAGGTGGTGTGGCCTGTAGGTCGTCTTCGGAGCGGGGGGCGTTGGCCATGTCTCCATGATTCAACGCGTGACGTGAGTAGTGAGCGGTAGGGGCGGTAGTAATTGGAACGATCCTTGTTGGTCGATCGGCCGTAACGGCTATGAGCTTGGAGGTTCACGGTGCGTAGTTTCGGGGTCGAAGAGGAAATGCTGCTCGTCGATCCGGACACCGGTGCCGCCGTGGCGCTGGCCGAGGCGGTCACGGACGGCGGCGAGGACGCGCCCCAGTCCGAGCTCCAGAGTCAGCAGGTCGAGACGGACACCGTGCCGTGCACGAGCCTGGATGAGCTGGCGGGCCTGCTGCGCGCCGAGCGGCGTGCCGCGGCCGACGCCGCCGCCCGCAAGAACTGCCAGGTGGTCGCGCTGGCGACCTCGCCGCTCGCGGTCAGCCCCTCGACCACGCCCAAGGACAGATACCTGCGGATGGCCGAGGAGTACGCGCTCACCGCGCAGGAGCAGCTGACCTGCGGCTGCCACGTCCACGTCCGGATCGAATCCGAGGAGGAGGGGGTCGCGGTCCTGGACCGGATTCGCCCGTGGCTGCCCGCGCTGCTCGCGATGACCGCGAACTCGCCCTTCTGGCAGGGCGGCGACAGCGGGTACGCGAGTTACCGGCACCAGGTCTGGGGCCGCTGGCCGTCCGCCGGGCCGACCGACCTGTTCGGCACCCCCGAGGTCTACCACGACACCATCGACGCGATGATCAAGAGCGGCGGGCTGCTGGACGAGGGCATGGTCTACTTCGACGCACGCCTGGCACGGCACTACCCGACCGTGGAGATCCGCGTCGCGGACGTGTGCATGCCGGTCGACGACGCACTTCTGCTGGCCGCGCTCGTACGCGGACTGGTGGAGACGGCGGCGCGGGAGTGGGACAAGGGCGAGCCGCCGAGCCCGGTACGCACCGAACTGCTCCGCCTGGCCTCCTGGCGAGCGAGCCGGTCGGGGCTCGAGGGCGAGCTGGTGCATCCCGTCACGGCCCGCCCGGCCTCCGCCGAGACCGTCGTACGCGCGCTGCTGGACCACGTGACGCCCGCCCTGGCCGACATCGGCGACCTCGACGCGGCGACCGAGATGACCGGCCGCCTGCTGAGCCGCGGCAACGGCGCCGTTCTTCAGCGCCGGACGTACGAGCGGACCGGCGATCTGGCCGAGGTCGTACGCTCCGCGGTGACCCGCACCCTCGACGGGTGAGACGCGCGTGACAGGGGTGGCGAATATCAAGTATTCCCTGGTCACCTCCCACGTGCGGGTCGTGGGGAACGAGGGATAATGGCTGGTGGATGAATCAGGGGGACTCATCTGATCCGAAAGAAGGCGATCAGAATGGCCGACATCTCTCGCCATTCGTCAGGCATGACCGACCATCCCGACGCAGCCGAAATGCGAGAGCGCTACGCGCGGATGACCGGGGGCCGCAAGGTGGAGATCATGGAGGGACTGGTCATGCTGACCGGTCTCTACCTCGCGATCTCGCCGTGGGTCGTGCACTTCAGCTCGACGTATCCGAACATGATGGTCAACGACCTGGTGCTGGGCCTCGCCCTCGCGGCGATCGGCTGGGGGATGGTGTTGTTCCCGGAGCGGGCACTCGGCCTCGGCTGGATGCTCATCCCGGTCGGCATCTGGTTGATCATCTCGCCCTGGGTGGCCACCGCGAACCACAGCGCACCCAAGGGCATCATCTGGAGCAATGCGGTCGTCGGCGCGCTCGCCTGCGCGCTGGGCGCCGTCACCGCGGCGATGTCGCTCAAGAGCCGCGGTTCGCGTGGTGCCGCCAAGGGCACCAGAACTCTCTAGACCGTCCGGCCGTGGCCTCGTGACGGGGTGACTCCTGCCACGAGGCCATTCGGCGATGGCTCTGGGCGATGGCGGCCGAGGGTCAGGCGCGGTCGTGGGAGAGCAGGTCCGTGACCGCCGAGTCGCCGACCTCGGGAGTTCCCTCGAAGTCGGTGGAGCGGCTCACGGAGGCCCAGCGCTCGGCCTCGGCGGCCCGTGACCGGGACGCCTTCCCGGCCAGGGTGAGGGCGTCCGAGCCGAGCAGCAGCCGCAGCGGCGGCTCCTCCAGGTCGGGCAGGCCGGCGATCACCTGTGCCGCGCGTGCCGGGTCGCCCGGCTGGGCGCCGTCGGTCGCTCGCCGGAACTCATTGACCTTCCCGACGGTCTCCTCGTAGTCCGGGCCGACGGTGGCGAGCCTCATCGACGAGCCGCCCCAGTCGGTGCGGAACCCGCCGGGCTCGACGATGATCACCTTGATCCCCAAGGGCCTCACTTCGTTGTTCAGCACCTCGGAGAATCCTTCGACGGCGAACTTGGAGGTCTGGTAGGCGCCCATCCCGGGCGTACCGCCGACGCGGCCGCCTACCGAGGAGATCTGCACGATGTGGCCGGACCGCTGCGCACGCAGCACCGGGAGGGCCGCCCTGGTGACGTTCACGACGCCGAACAGGTTGGTCTCGACCTGGGCGCGGAAGTCGTCGTCGGACGTCTCCTCGATGGGCGCCGAGTCGGCGTAGCCGGCGTTGTTGACGACCACGTCCAGCGAGCCGAACCTCTCGACCGCCAGCCGCACGACGCTCTCCGCCGCCGCGGCGTCGGTGACGTCGAGGGCCACCGCGTGGATCCGGTCGCCGTACGCCTGGACGAGGTCCCCGAGCCGCTCGGGACTGCGCGCGGTGGCGACCAGGCGATCGCCGCGCTCGAGGACGGCTCGCGCCAGCTCACGGCCGATGCCGCGGGAACTCCCAGTGATCAGCCAGGTCTTCGGCATGTCTCTCCTTTCGTGCGGTGGCGGATCTCATCCACCCCGCGTCAATGTGACCTTGCGGATGGTGCCGCCGTCGACGCGTCAGCGGATCGCCACGAGCGGCTCGCCGTCCGCCGCCGGCTCGGGCTCGGCCTTCCGGCGGGCGGAGGGGACGAGCAGGGCCAGCGCGACGGTGGCCGCCGAGGTGAGGGCCAGCAGCAGGAAGCCGTGCGTGAAGCCGGACTCCTGCGGCAGGCCGTCGGGCCGTGGGTGCGCCGCGATGACGGAGCTGACGACGGCCGTGCCGATGGAGCCCCCGATGGTGCGGATGTTGGCGTTCATGCCACTGGCCACGCCGGTCTGCCCGGCCGGTACGTTCTGCACGATCAGGCTGGTCATCGAGGAGTACGCGAGGCCGAGGCCGAGCCCGAACACCGCGCCGGCGACGCCGAGCTGCCACGGCCGGTCGTGGTAAAGGGCGAACCCCGTACACGCGACGACGCTGCAGGCCGACCCCCAGACCAGTTGCGCCTTCACGCCGAAGACCGGCGCGACAGGTCCGCTGAGAGCCCCGCTCACGGCCATCGTGACCAGCATGGGCAGCATCAGCAGACCGGCGCCGGTCACGCTGGCGCCGAATCCGTACCCGGTGCCCGCCGGGGTCTGCAGGAACTCCGGCAGGAACCCGTAGACCGAGAACATGCCGGCCCCGAACAGCAGCGCCACGGCGTTGGCCGTCCACACCGCGGGCAGCCGCATCATGCGCATGTCGATCAGCGGGTTCCGCGACCGGAGCTCGACCCGGATCCACGCGGCGAGCAGGACGACGGCGAGGGCGAACAGCGTGAGCACCACCGGCGAGGTCCAGCCCCACGACGACGCCTCGCTCAGCGGGATCAGCAGCGCCACCAGCCATCCGGACAGCAGCAGCGCGGCGGACCAGTCGATGCGGCCGGGCGAGCGTACCGGAGACTCCGGGACGTACCTGCGCGCCAGGACGGCCGTGGCCGTGACGACGATCATGGGAACCCAGAACAGCCAGCGCCAGCCCAGCGACTCGACGATGGGGCCGGACAGTACGATGCCCAGCCCGCCGCCGGCCGCGATGACGGCCGACAGGAGGCCGACCGCCGAGGGCACACGCGCGGCGGGGAACTCGTCGCGGATGATCCCGAACGACACCGGGAACACCGCGCCGCCGAGCCCCTGGATCACCCGGGCGACGATCAGTACGCCGATGTTCGGGGCGAGTGCGGCGACCAGGCAGCCGAGGGCGATCGCGCCCAGGGCGACGAGCAGCGTGCGCTCTTTGCCGATCATGTCGCCGATCCGGCCCAACAGCGGGGTCGCCACCGACGCGGACAGCAGCCACGCGGTCAGGACCCAGGTCACCGTGGTCTGGCTGGTGTGCAGGTCGTGCTGGATGGTGGAGAGTACGGGGCTGACCAGTGACTGCAGCATCGAGAAGGCCGCGGCGGCGGCCGACAGCACGAGAAAGGTCAGCCGTGCGGAGGAGGTCCTGCGTGACATGAAGATCCTTCGACGGAACGACGGCGGGCTCCGGACGCTGAGGGCGTTCGCGGGCGGGCGGCCGATCGGATAAAGTTGAGGGGAGCCTCCGTAATAGCGGAGGCACACCTCCACATTAGCGGAGGCGTGCCTCCGATACAACTCGAGGACGTCAGGCGGGAGGAGCCCGGTGGCAGAGAAGGCGACCATCGCCCCAGGTGTCGCGGTACGGCGCCCGCACCGCGCCGACGCGCGGCGCAACTTCGACGCTCTGCTCGTCGCGGCGCGCGAGGCGTTCGCCCAGAACGGCACCGAGGCGTCGCTGGAGGACATCGCCCGCCGCGCGGGCGTCGGCATCGGCACGCTC
It encodes:
- a CDS encoding glyoxalase superfamily protein, producing MNWKLELVAIPVSDVDRAKEFYTEKAGFVLDHDHRVSDEIRFVQLTPKGSACSIALGLGVTDMAPGSVRGVQVVVPDIEAAHAELAGRGVDVGEIQQLPWGRFVYFSDPDGNRWSVQESGPRD
- a CDS encoding oxidoreductase; the encoded protein is MPKTWLITGSSRGIGRELARAVLERGDRLVATARSPERLGDLVQAYGDRIHAVALDVTDAAAAESVVRLAVERFGSLDVVVNNAGYADSAPIEETSDDDFRAQVETNLFGVVNVTRAALPVLRAQRSGHIVQISSVGGRVGGTPGMGAYQTSKFAVEGFSEVLNNEVRPLGIKVIIVEPGGFRTDWGGSSMRLATVGPDYEETVGKVNEFRRATDGAQPGDPARAAQVIAGLPDLEEPPLRLLLGSDALTLAGKASRSRAAEAERWASVSRSTDFEGTPEVGDSAVTDLLSHDRA
- a CDS encoding GntR family transcriptional regulator, whose product is MSADEVSGTSGRDRPVVTGIREAILSGEFVPNQRLVEADLSERFAASRASVRAALLELTNEGLIERVQNRGARVRAVPLEEAIEISEVRMVVEGLCAAKAAHRVTEAESGELQDIGESMRQAVSSGDVLGYSRLNERLHRRIREISGQRTAATVLERLRAQNVRHQFRLAMHPGRSAVSLPEHLAIIDAIRANDADAAERAARAHLRSVIQTLPEAAQNPAERGPAR
- a CDS encoding acyl-CoA dehydrogenase family protein, with translation MTSLDADFYDQQSLLTEDEREIVLRVRSFMEKEVAPIANEAWAKAEFPHRLVPGFAELDVAGLACRGARSLLTGFVTMEMNRVDPSMATFFGVHTGLAMGSIAHCGSDEQQERWLPAMSRMQKIGAFGLTEPHGGSDVAAGLETTARRDGDAWVLNGAKRWIGNATFADLVIIWARDEEDDHVKGFVVEKGTPGFTATKIEHKIALRTVENADITLTDCRVPEADRLQRAGGFRDTADILRRTRGGVAWQAVGVMMGAYERALAYAKEREQFGRPIAKFQLVQDLLVRILGNLTSSMGMVVRLAQLQDSGVYRDEHSALAKAYCTVRMREAVGWSREILGGNGIVLDYDVGRFVADAEAIYSYEGTREMNTLITGRAITGLGAFV
- a CDS encoding MFS transporter → MSRRTSSARLTFLVLSAAAAAFSMLQSLVSPVLSTIQHDLHTSQTTVTWVLTAWLLSASVATPLLGRIGDMIGKERTLLVALGAIALGCLVAALAPNIGVLIVARVIQGLGGAVFPVSFGIIRDEFPAARVPSAVGLLSAVIAAGGGLGIVLSGPIVESLGWRWLFWVPMIVVTATAVLARRYVPESPVRSPGRIDWSAALLLSGWLVALLIPLSEASSWGWTSPVVLTLFALAVVLLAAWIRVELRSRNPLIDMRMMRLPAVWTANAVALLFGAGMFSVYGFLPEFLQTPAGTGYGFGASVTGAGLLMLPMLVTMAVSGALSGPVAPVFGVKAQLVWGSACSVVACTGFALYHDRPWQLGVAGAVFGLGLGLAYSSMTSLIVQNVPAGQTGVASGMNANIRTIGGSIGTAVVSSVIAAHPRPDGLPQESGFTHGFLLLALTSAATVALALLVPSARRKAEPEPAADGEPLVAIR
- a CDS encoding MFS transporter encodes the protein MANAPRSEDDLQATPPATPPPDPDLPVAHSEESAHAIEPPETARTEQIEGTLTRELRPTRVVPRWIGWLVIAAGALMLPWVAGLVFILPTRHEAAHYGFSWIGFDLALCGMLMRTGWLAQKGREHLELSAAITGTLLMVDAWFDVVTADSHREFAIALTLALGAELPLAVFCLWIAGRVEFRRQRRAEAMARLLRQWSRRPYERSSPSPEGPDGP
- a CDS encoding glutamate--cysteine ligase 2, which produces MRSFGVEEEMLLVDPDTGAAVALAEAVTDGGEDAPQSELQSQQVETDTVPCTSLDELAGLLRAERRAAADAAARKNCQVVALATSPLAVSPSTTPKDRYLRMAEEYALTAQEQLTCGCHVHVRIESEEEGVAVLDRIRPWLPALLAMTANSPFWQGGDSGYASYRHQVWGRWPSAGPTDLFGTPEVYHDTIDAMIKSGGLLDEGMVYFDARLARHYPTVEIRVADVCMPVDDALLLAALVRGLVETAAREWDKGEPPSPVRTELLRLASWRASRSGLEGELVHPVTARPASAETVVRALLDHVTPALADIGDLDAATEMTGRLLSRGNGAVLQRRTYERTGDLAEVVRSAVTRTLDG
- a CDS encoding TetR/AcrR family transcriptional regulator, yielding MPKIVDHEARRMKLADAVGRVIARDGVNEVSIRSVAAEAGWSSGALRHYFTTRAELLAFACDQVIQRVTTRITNMRHTGTIHQAVRDTLLETMPIDAQRHAEATVAFAFLVLGLSDPRLAEVQRTHFDSMYGLCLQIIENLDTDGLLAPHTASTELLARRLHAIVDGLSIQRLAGHMTPEIMIIQLDAYLAEIILSTDETR
- a CDS encoding SPW repeat protein, with the translated sequence MTDHPDAAEMRERYARMTGGRKVEIMEGLVMLTGLYLAISPWVVHFSSTYPNMMVNDLVLGLALAAIGWGMVLFPERALGLGWMLIPVGIWLIISPWVATANHSAPKGIIWSNAVVGALACALGAVTAAMSLKSRGSRGAAKGTRTL